The stretch of DNA AATTTGTTCGAGTAGAAAGCGGTCAAACGGTTTGTCATCATTAAACGCGTCGACCACCCAATCGCGATATCGCCAAGCATGCGGCCGATTGCGGTTGTGTTGATGTCCGTTGCTTTCCGCCCAGCGCACGATGTCCAACCAATGCCGCCCCCAACGGGCCCCATATGCGGGACTGGCGAGGTAATCATCCATTGTCTGTTTGTTGTCAGACGGTGGTAAACCCGTTAGATCGAGCGAAATACGACGCTCCAGGGTTTGCGCGTCCGCCTCCGGCGCTGGTGTTAGTCCGAGTTCTTCATGCCGACGGGCGATAAAACTGTCGACCGGCGTCCGGACCCATTGCTGGTTCTTAACGTCCGGCACGTTGGGCCGACGGATCTTTTGAAACGCCCAATGATCGGTCACTGGGGGCGGCGTAGGCAGCAGCTTTTCATCCCAATCCAAACCCTCGTCAATCCATGCCTTCAGAATCGCTTTTTCATCGGCATCGAGCGGTTCGTCGTCTGGCGGCATTTCTCCTTGTTCTACGACTTCAAACAGACGACTTTTCGCGGCGTTGCGGACTACAGTTTGGTTCAACACTTCATCAACCAAGTCGAGACGTACATCCGATTCAGGCTCGTCTCCAGAGTGACACTCGAAACAGCGGGATTTCAGCAATGGCAGTACATGGGTTTCAAAATTGACGGTCCGTTGAACGACCGCTGGTTGTGCCGGGACCGATTTCTTTTTCGGCGGAAGATTGAGAATCGATTCCCATGTTGCAGCGAGATCGACGTCCCACACTTCGATCTGATCGCCCGCTTCTGTTTTTGCGCCGGTCGAGAAACCAATCCAATTCACAGCCGTGATCGACTTTTGACTATTTGTTGATGCACTGGGTTTGAATTCTTCGTTGTCTTGAGGATCCACCCAGAGATCAAAGCGGTCAAATGGTTCATCGTCGCCGGAGGCCGATTTCCAAAGCCGCCCGACAATCAGAAATTCGCGATTGCCTTGCAGCGCAGGCCCGAATTTTTCACCCCCCGACGAATAGCGGACCATGAACCGGTTCTCGCCTTGAGAGACATGAAGCCCCAAGTTTGGCACGCCACCGCTATGTGTCGTCGTGTCACTCCCTTCCGCACTGTCCAACCACAACACGAAAAATTCACCGTTGCCCTCCTCCGGAGTGTCGATGGAGTCAGCGTCATATTGAATACGAAACCGGACGAATAATTCATCGCTCGCAAACGGGGCGCGTAACTTCCGCCGCAGCGGATTGTTCCTGCTTCCCGTGCCGCTAATTTCGTATCGAGCGACGGCAAAGCCATCACGCTTCCATTGGGAACCTTCCAGTAAACCATCGGCGGCGCATAAGGGGCGCTGAAATAGAATGAAAAATGTGATTACGATGAGCAATCGGAGTGTAACAAGCATATGCGATGTTCCATTGAGTGCGGCGATCAACGGTTTCTGGGGCAATCTTCCATTCTAACCGTGACATTGGGAGATTGCACGCACTCAGCCTGGATTGAGAGTCAGGCTGGATTCGAAAACAAGTTGGACTTCCCCACGAATACTGGGCGCTCAATCAAGAGCTTATACTACTTGGGAGAAGGATGAAAGATGTCGAAGCGGAAACAACATCCTACGAAGCAGGACTTTCGGAGGAGAAGCGGATGTTGCATGACGTTCAATAAAAGCGACGGCGTTCTTTGCCAACGAAAAGAACTGAGATTCGGCTTCATCGAAAGGCATCGAGAAGAATAGCCGATCACGGTCTGCGTGCTGCAGCCAGTCTACGAGGGGCGCGTTCTATGAGTTTTTGCACGAAGAAAACAGCACGTTCAGCATGAGCCGCCTGGGGAACTGGCCGGACAATGCGAGAAAAGAGAGTTTCTTCGCGACGCTGAAGAAGGAGCGGATGTATCGCGCGGTTTATGCGACGAGGTCAGCAGCGCGGGCGAGTGTGTTTGATGGCATTGAGCGATTTGCCAACCGGACGCGTCGTCATTCAGCGTTGGGTTCTATGAGTCCGGAGCAAAACGCGGCGGTGGCTTGATGCTTGCTCGAACCTCACCGTCAAAGGCCATGGTCCGGGCTGGCCTTCCCGCCAAGAAGTTTGGGACAGTTGCTCTGTTTTATCTAACCCAATAGATGCGCCAACTCGTGTTGGGGAAGTTCACGAGTCTGACTCGAGACCAGAGTCGTTCCGTGCGGTGGACTTTAGTGGCCGATCAGCGATTCCTGTGAGCTAACTGCGACCGTAGGGTAGCCCCAGGAATCGTCCTCAACAGACACGGGTCAATCGTTCCGTTCAATCCCAATGGCTACTCTTCAAGAGTGTCGCTATCGTTCCAACGGTTGCGTCGGTATCGCTCGCGCTGTGATCGCGGACGTTTGAGCTTAGTTAAAACCTTTCGCCTTGCGCGACGAGTTGCCTGAGCGACAGCGGCCCATGGACTCTCGTCTTTCGCCGTTGTCGCAATTTCGCCAATTCCGGGCATTCGCACGCTGACGCGACACTGTTTGTCGACGCCACCACGCAGTCCGTTTACGTCGGTTAAAGCAATGTCGACGCGAGCAATCCGATGAGAGAATCGTGAAAACATCCGCCGCAATCGTTCTGTAACGGAGTCACGGAAACCGTTGCGTTTGGATTTGGACGGGGCGGTGATTGTAATGTCCATGGAAATCTCCTCATGGTCGAAATACGTGAGCCAGTCCGAGAATGTTGCATGTCGGTCAAATGTGTCAGACGACAACTCCATCGCGTTCAGGCTGAAACACAAGTTCTTCGATCTTAAACTGGATTGCTCCACTGGGCACTTGCCATTCAACTCGGTCGCCGACGCGGTATCCAAGAATTGCGGTTCCAATTGGAGCCAGCACCGAGAGCTTGCCTTCCGCGATATTCGCATCGGCAGGAAAGACCAACGTGTAGGTTTCAATTTCTTTGCTGTGCAGCTGCCGCAACCGGATGGTTGAGTTCATCGTCACAATGTCTGGCGGGATTTCTTCCGGCAGCAGAATCCGTGCGCTGTCCAATTCGCCTTGTAGCGACTGAAGGTAGGGTTTGTCGCTGAAAGTGGCCGCGACACCGCTGAAGAAAAGATTCTTCAGCCGTTCGTGATCTCCTTTGCTTATAATAATTTGCCGTTTGGTCACCATCGTGAAAATCCTGCCTAGTATGTTGTAATCGGAATCCAAAGAAAGTTCGGATAAAATAGATAGATAATGTGAAACAGGATCAGTGGAGTCACAGCAAGGACTGCCATCCAAAACACGGCTTTCTCGCTGAACCTCATTTCCTCGTCGTCTGTGACTGGAGGCAGTGAGTAGCGTTGGATTAGTTCCCGTCGCTTCCGTCGTTCTTTGATCAGGTTGACAGACATGATTCCACCTCGTTGCTGGAGTTCATGTTTGTAGCTAATGCAATTAGCGGACCATTGAATCATCGAACGTCGGTTTTTCGCTTCGTAGCCTCGAAACGACAGGAAATCGCAGAGGAACCGACAGTTTAAGGCGATCTCTGATCCTGTTTCCGGCTATACGGAGGCCGGAAGTGTCAACTGTGGGTGACGGTCGGAATCATGAGTAGACACTGTATTGCGAGCGTCATCGCTGGGAATATGGGGCACAACAAGCGCCAGCGTCGAACCGACAACACCCAGCAGCAACCGGGTTTCAGGAAATAATGGATGTTTGTCCGCAAACGACTTCGTTGCCTGAATCACTAGTTGAGCAACATGATAGTTGCGAGAAGTCGCGGATAAGACGACGCAGTTGTCATCGGTTAGATCAACCGAGAGGTCGGATATTAACCCACGCGTGCTGTGCTGTATTGATTCACGAAAAGCATTGAGCAGCTCGTTGTGTTCGCTCCATTGCTCGAGAGACATAGATACCATCCTTGTAAAAGAAGCGGAGAATGAGGTTCCTCTCTCGCTTCATTGCAAAGACTGTACCGCCGGTCCAAGATTTATGGACGATACTCGGTGGCATCCAGTCCATGTCGAGCCAGCAGTTTGTGCATCCCCTGGCGTGACAGACCAGCTTGGCGAGCGGCTTGCGAGATATTCCCGCTATGTTTTTTGAGCAGTGCCGTCAGGTAACTTTGGTCGGCGTTGTCGAGCGCCTCTTCCCGCGATATTTCCGCCAGCATGGAAACAGCCTGCGGCGTGGATGTTTGGGGTTCACGCATCGGCTTGGGGAGGTCAGATAATTGAATCGATTCCCCACGCGACAATGCAACAGCGCGTTCGATCACGTTTCGTAATTCTCGAATATTACCCGGCCATTCGTAGCGGCGAAAGCAGTCAATCACTTCATCTGAGATACCGGTGATACGGGCATTGTCTCGTTGAAATTCTTTCAGGAAAGCGTCCGCCAGCAGGATCACGTCATCACCGCGATCACGCAGTGGCGGCAATTCCATGTGGATCACACCCAGTCGGTAAAACAGGTCCTGCCGAAACCGCCCGGCGTTGACTTCTTCCTGCAAATCACGATTGGTCGCGCAGATGTAACGCGTGTCGACGCGATGGAGTTCATTCTTGCCAACCGGCGTGAAAGCCTGTTCCTGCACGGCGCGCAACAGTTTGGCCTGTGACGACATCGGCAGTTCGCCGATTTCGTCGAAAAACGCCGTGCCGTGATGACTCCGACTCAGTAAACCGTCCTGGTCCATGATGGCACCTGTGAAGGAACCTTTGGCATGGCCGAACAAAACGGACTCGAAGAGTGACTCTGGAATCGCCGTACAGTCGATGACTTGGAAGTTGTGTTCGTGGCGACGACCGTGACTGTGAATCGCCTGAGCGATCACTTCCTTTCCAGTGCCACTCTCACCCGTAATCAGCACATTGGTATCGGTGAGAGCGACCCGGTCAATGACTTCCAGCAGTTCCAACATCGGCTCACTACGGCCGAGGATTTCAGGGAACTTCGAGGAGAGTGTTTCAAAGTCCAGCTGATCTGTCGTTGGTTCGGAATCAGATGGCGGCGGCTGGGTTAAGGCTCGTCTCACGCTTGCCAACAGGTCTTCGTACTTGACCGGTTTGAGCAAATAATCCGCAATCCCCAGCCGAACGGCTTCAATCGCGGTCGGCAACGAAGGGACACCGGTAATCACAATCAGCGGAATATCCGGCCACTGCGTACGACCTTGTCGCAACAGTTCGAGTTTTAGGTTCCCGGGCATGTTCAAATCGGACAGAATCAAATCGAACGGTTCGCTGCGAAGTTTCTCCAAAGCGGCATCACCATCCGGAACGCATTCGCATACGTAGCCCGCTTTGCGTAACAATTGTCCGGTCGTCCGCAGGTACAGCGGCTCGTCGTCGGCGATGAGGATTCGCTTAGCCATTTGTTGTTCATTCATGGGTAGAAATCCGGCGTGGCAGCATGATTTTAACGCAGGCGCCTTTTGCACGTTCGTTCTCGATGACGATTTTTCCTCCCATCGCTTCGGCTAGGCTTCTCGAGACAGACAGGCCAAGCCCCATACCCTGACGCGTTCCAGTTTTTGTGCTGAAAAACGGTTCAAACATGCGGGCAGCGACTTCGTTTGAGATGCCTTTGCCTTGATCCGACACTGCGATCGTGACGAGATCAGTCGAGGTCGTAACGTCAATCTGCACCACAGCAGACGACGGCGATGCCTGAATCGCATTGCGGATGACGTTCAACAGAATCTGCCGTAACTCGCTTTCCCGCAAAACGACTTCCGTCGCACCAAGTTCTTTGTCAGGAACACATCGATCGCTCTGCGATTTGACCTCCACGTTTGATTTCTCAGCCATCGGTTCTAGCAACACGACGACGCTTGCAATCACGCGGCAAAGGTCGAATTTGGCGGG from Symmachiella dynata encodes:
- the rnk gene encoding nucleoside diphosphate kinase regulator, coding for MDGSPCCDSTDPVSHYLSILSELSLDSDYNILGRIFTMVTKRQIIISKGDHERLKNLFFSGVAATFSDKPYLQSLQGELDSARILLPEEIPPDIVTMNSTIRLRQLHSKEIETYTLVFPADANIAEGKLSVLAPIGTAILGYRVGDRVEWQVPSGAIQFKIEELVFQPERDGVVV
- a CDS encoding sigma-54-dependent transcriptional regulator, producing MNEQQMAKRILIADDEPLYLRTTGQLLRKAGYVCECVPDGDAALEKLRSEPFDLILSDLNMPGNLKLELLRQGRTQWPDIPLIVITGVPSLPTAIEAVRLGIADYLLKPVKYEDLLASVRRALTQPPPSDSEPTTDQLDFETLSSKFPEILGRSEPMLELLEVIDRVALTDTNVLITGESGTGKEVIAQAIHSHGRRHEHNFQVIDCTAIPESLFESVLFGHAKGSFTGAIMDQDGLLSRSHHGTAFFDEIGELPMSSQAKLLRAVQEQAFTPVGKNELHRVDTRYICATNRDLQEEVNAGRFRQDLFYRLGVIHMELPPLRDRGDDVILLADAFLKEFQRDNARITGISDEVIDCFRRYEWPGNIRELRNVIERAVALSRGESIQLSDLPKPMREPQTSTPQAVSMLAEISREEALDNADQSYLTALLKKHSGNISQAARQAGLSRQGMHKLLARHGLDATEYRP